The nucleotide sequence GTCTCTTGCAACGTAACCAAGCTGTTTGCGCAGTGCCTTCCTGATTTTCTTTGCACTATGTTTTTTACTTTTGGCAAATGAAAGATAATCTTTTCTGGCACGTCTTCTATAGCGTCTTGGCAGTGGAAGACCATAGGATTTGCAAAAACGGTAAATGATGGTTTCCAGTTTCTCCCTTGCTTCGTTCAGGAGTGAAATATCCTGGGGATAACGGATGTCTGCCGGTGCACAGGTTGCGTCCAGTGTCAGTGTTCCTTTGTTTGTGTCTTCTTTCAAAGCGTCATTATCGCCGGAGTTTCCGGAAGATGGTGGTGTATTGTTGTCATCATCTTTGTGAGCAAGAAGATACTCATTTACTTCCATCAGCATTTCAGCAGAAATGCGTTTGCGAAAAAGAACCAGTGTGCTTGCATCAAACGGAGCTTCTTCCTGATAGCCGGGAAGTCCGATAAAGTACTGCAGATATGGATTCTCTGTGATCTGTTCCACGAGTTCACGATCAGAATACTGGAACTTGGTCTGGATGATCAGGGCTCCTAACGCCATCCGAAATGGCTTGGCAACATTACCCGTACCACTCGGGAACAGTCTGGCATATTTTACTTCAAATTCATCCCATGGGATTCGGTCAGCCAGTTTGATCCAGCGGTTATCCGAGTTCATGTGGAGTCCCATAGGCTGGTTGAAATCGAGAAACGAGTGGTGTAACTTGTTAATAGGTTTGTACATTGATTTAGCCCCTTTATACATAAAATATGCAGAATAACTGCAAGAAAAACGGTTTGATTTTATCAAAATCCTTGCAGGTATTATACCATAAAATGCGGTAAAAGTCGGTAAAATCAAGTGTTTTAAACCTAATCAGCAGACACTAATTAAAATGATTGCAGATAAGGATTCCCTGAAACTTCTGGGCGTACAGGTAATCGGCGCAGGAGCAGTGGATAAGGTAGTGGATATTGCAGTTACAGGTATTATGCTGAAAGGAACCCTTACCGACCTGGCAGATATGGATCTGGCTTATGCACCGCCTT is from Lachnospiraceae bacterium JLR.KK002 and encodes:
- a CDS encoding IS5 family transposase, translating into MYKPINKLHHSFLDFNQPMGLHMNSDNRWIKLADRIPWDEFEVKYARLFPSGTGNVAKPFRMALGALIIQTKFQYSDRELVEQITENPYLQYFIGLPGYQEEAPFDASTLVLFRKRISAEMLMEVNEYLLAHKDDDNNTPPSSGNSGDNDALKEDTNKGTLTLDATCAPADIRYPQDISLLNEAREKLETIIYRFCKSYGLPLPRRYRRRARKDYLSFAKSKKHSAKKIRKALRKQLGYVARDIGYLEKFMSDGYAMTDKEISLYLTIITLYEQQKYMYDNKVHSVEHRIVSISQPWLRPIVRGKVKAPVEFGAKFDLSLDSEGYGRIEKISFEAYNESTCLIEAVERFKERTGYYPKRVLADQIYRTRENRSYCKEHGIRLSGPKLGRPSAAVKVDKKQEYQDNTDRIEVERTFSLSKRCYGMDCITTKLEETQLTSVALSVFVMNLFKIQRRILYALLYLIRFWCNWSRCKSWKLQIFA